DNA sequence from the Desulfosporosinus sp. Sb-LF genome:
ACGGGACGTAAGATTATTGTCGACACGTATGGTGGAATGGCTCGCCATGGCGGTGGTGCGTTCTCCGGCAAAGACCCCACAAAGGTTGATCGTTCAGCAGCTTATGCCGCTCGTTATGTGGCAAAAAATGTCGTTGCTGCAGGATTGGCTGAGCGGTGCGAATTGCAAATCGCTTATGCAATTGGAGTAGCCCGTCCGGTATCCGTCTCGATTGAGACCTTTGGTACAGCAAAACTACCCGATGCTCAGATTGCGGAGTTTGTCATGCAGATATTTGACCTACGTCCGGCGGGAATTATTAAAACGTTGGATCTTCGTCGTCCGATTTATCGTCAAACGGCAGCTTATGGGCATTTTGGACGAACGGACCTTGATCTCCCTTGGGAAAGAACAGATAAGGTTGAAGCCTTGAGGAAACTTGCGGGATTGCAACTCTAAATATAAACGTGGTTTGAAAGCGCCCTATATCACAATGCGTGATGTGGGGCGTTATTTTGCCGTTAGTCGATCTTCAAAAGTTACCTTGACAAAATGTTGATAATTTATGTATGATAACCGAAACTGTATTATAGTAGTCTAACAAATTTTGATTTAGGTGGAACGTGTTATAGAAATGGATATTGTACATAAAATTCAGGGTAGGGAGAGATTGGGTAATGGACAAAGTAGAACATGAAGATATGGGAGCTGAGCTGGCAGAGAAACATTGGCTAAAAGGTCTTCGAAAAACGGTAGAGAGTGTGTTTCCTATTCCCTACTATCAAGAACGATTTAAAGCAGTGGGGATTAACCAAGCAGAGGATATTCAGACTCTGAGGGATTTTCAGAAAATCCCACTGACTACGAAGGAGGATTTGCGCCAAAATTATCCGTTTGGGCTTTTTGCCGAACCGATGGATAATATTGTGCGCCTTCATGCCTCTTCTGGAACAACGGGTAAGCCGACGGTTGTGGGGTATACCCGTAATGACATATCGCTTTGGGCAAAGATCGTCGCAAGTGGACTTAAAAGAGCGGGCGTAACCCGGAAGGATATCGTTCAAATTGCTTATGGATACGGCTTATTTACTGGCGGTATGGGGCTGCACTATGGCTGTGAAGAACTGGGTGCTGTGGTCGTGCCCATTTCAGGAGGAAATACTGCGCGTCAGCTCATGCTTATGCGGGATTTTGGTACAACTGTGTTGGCATGCACTCCTTCCTACGCGTTATATTTAGCGGAAAGTTTAGAAGAATCGGGGATTTCACGGGATGAATTAAAGCTGAGAATTGGAATCTTCGGAGCAGAGCCTTGGACAGAAGGCATGAGGGAGCAAATCGAAGCACGATTGGGTATCAAGGCGTTTGATATCTATGGGCTCAGTGAAACCATGGGACCGGGTGTAGCTTTGGAATGTCCGGCTCATCAGGGATTACATATTGACGAACATTTTTATCCGGAGATTTTGGATCCTGAGGGGAATCCATTGACTGAAGGAGAACGAGGGGAGTTGGTTATTACTAGTTTAGAAAAGGAAGGGTTCCCGTCTTTGCGCTATCGGACAAAAGATTTGACCACGTTAGATTATGGAACATGTTCCTGCGGAAACGTCGGCTGGACAATGGAACGAGTTTCGGCTCGAGTAGATGATATGTTAATCATTCGAGGAGTCAATGTCTTTCCCAGTCAAGTTGAGGAGGCTATCCTTTCCTTGGGAGGGTTTGAACCGCATTATCTCTTAGTCGTTTACCGAGTGGGAAACTTGGATCAATTAGAAGTCCAGGTGGAAGTCAATGAAGCCAGCTTCTTTGACGAAGTACGAGAGTTGGAAGCGCGTCAAGAACTCCTAAAACAGAGAATTGAAGAAATTCTGGGGATCTCGGTTCGTATTCGCTTGGTGGAACCCAAGAGCATTCCACGGAGTGAGGGGAAAGCCGTACGGGTTATCGACAAACGTCAATAGGGAGGGGTAGAGTATGTTACAATTATCGATTTTCCTGGAGAATGCAAAAGGGCGGTTGTCCGAGGTCATTAATCTACTCGCTGAACTTAAGGTGAATTTGCGGGCTCTATCGCTGGCGGATACCAAAGATTATGGGGTGTTGCGGATTATCGTGGATGAGCCTGAAGTAACAACGGAAAAATTACGGCAACACAAAGTCGTTGTTTCCTTAACTCAGGTTTGGGTACTTAAGGTACCAGATCGCGCCGGAGGGCTGGCTGAGATGCTCAACGAACTTGTCAAAGAGGACGTTGTAGTGGAATATATTTATGCTTTTGTAGAAAAGGAAAATGAACAGGCCCAAGTTGTTCTCCGAGTACAAGATCAGGTGATTATGGAGAAGGCGATGCAGAAGATCAATTCGCTGATAAGGTAGGAGTCAGTTTCTCAGCCGTTTACATACGCGCTGCTTTGTTATCTTCTTGACGATGTTGCTAAAACCCATTAGAAGACAACTAGAGTGCTCTCTACTGAGAAGCTTCCTCTAGGTAAGTCATTGGTGGGCGTTGGGTACGACGGTAAGAGAGGCGTTTGAATAGGATGACGACCGTTTCTAAGAGAGAAATAAGATGACGGAGGCAATGATGAGGTTTTTCGTTTCGGAAAAGTCTACTTTAGCCTCGATAAGAGTACGTAAACCTGCCGTGCCGATCATCCCGAAGAGGAGTATGGTGACTCCACCCATAACTGCTGTAGGAATGGACATGATTGCGGCTTGTAAAGGATTGAACAGACTGAAGACGACGGCGATGATCGCTGCCATCCAGATGTTGAAGGTACTATAAACCTTGGTTACAGCAAGCATTCCAATGTTCTCACCGTAGGTGGTCACCGGAGGACCTCCGAGAAAACTAGCTACGGTGGTGGCTAAGCCGTTACCAAGAAGGACACGATGAAATCCGGGGTTATCAAGAAAGTTCAGTCTATAAGAATAATTTTTTGGTGGTAACACCAAATTACATCGAACATAGTGAAGATTACAAACAATAATACCCTGATTAGCTTCGATAAAAAGCCAAATCTAACACCTCCCATAAAACGGGAGGTGTTCTCATTTCGATATTATACGAGATTAGCAAACTTCGCATCCTACTAATGCGAAGTAGCTCATAAAAAAATCACGTACTTTGATGAATCTTATTATACTATTATATTTCACGACCTATATCGGTAAGCGCTATGAGATATGTACTGATTTAGAGAAGATGAAGCAAGGTGTGTCTTCTGAAAATGGTCGCATTTACCGACATGGTTCGGCTGGCACATCTGAGGAAGAAGCGATCCGTCAGTTTGAAGCGCAAGTCAGACGTATTGAGGATGCCAGTTAAGAATGTGCTGGTAATAGAAAACAGCCTAGCGAGGATATAATCCTGCTAGGCTGTTTCTTAGCTTGTAAGGAGTCGCAACATTAACTCTCCTATTTTGCGGCCTCTTTGGTCATATCTAAT
Encoded proteins:
- a CDS encoding phenylacetate--CoA ligase; translated protein: MDKVEHEDMGAELAEKHWLKGLRKTVESVFPIPYYQERFKAVGINQAEDIQTLRDFQKIPLTTKEDLRQNYPFGLFAEPMDNIVRLHASSGTTGKPTVVGYTRNDISLWAKIVASGLKRAGVTRKDIVQIAYGYGLFTGGMGLHYGCEELGAVVVPISGGNTARQLMLMRDFGTTVLACTPSYALYLAESLEESGISRDELKLRIGIFGAEPWTEGMREQIEARLGIKAFDIYGLSETMGPGVALECPAHQGLHIDEHFYPEILDPEGNPLTEGERGELVITSLEKEGFPSLRYRTKDLTTLDYGTCSCGNVGWTMERVSARVDDMLIIRGVNVFPSQVEEAILSLGGFEPHYLLVVYRVGNLDQLEVQVEVNEASFFDEVRELEARQELLKQRIEEILGISVRIRLVEPKSIPRSEGKAVRVIDKRQ
- a CDS encoding ACT domain-containing protein, encoding MLQLSIFLENAKGRLSEVINLLAELKVNLRALSLADTKDYGVLRIIVDEPEVTTEKLRQHKVVVSLTQVWVLKVPDRAGGLAEMLNELVKEDVVVEYIYAFVEKENEQAQVVLRVQDQVIMEKAMQKINSLIR